CTTATGATTATCTGAAGGAAACAGACTTCCGCCGTTGGGGATTTCAGGGTTTATGGCATAAATATAATTCTGCCATACCTTCTGTTAAGAGCAAGGTGATTTCAATAGTTTTAGATGATTTGACCACTATTTGTTCCGTAAATAATGGACAACCCATGACCATCAGTTTTGGAGGCACCCCCCTGGAAGGGATTATGGGCCGCCGTACTTGTGGTGACCTTGATCCCGGCCTCGTTTTCCATCTGATGAAAAATTATAATTACTCCATTTTTAAGATTGATGACATCCTCAAGAAAAAAAGTGGCTTCCTGGGATTGAGCGGTTATGACGAAGAACTGGATAAGTTGTTTCTCCGCTATGAAAAAGATCCCAAAGTGAAATTTACTTTTGACATTTATAAGGGACAGATTTTTAAATATATAGGTGAGGCAATCACGGGTCTTGACGGGGTTAATTCTATTGTTTTCTCCGGTAAATATGCTAAAGCCTTTAATCCTTTTATAAAAGAGATATTGGATTTTATTTCTTTCCTTGGAATTCAGCTGAAGGATACCCCTTGGGAAAGTTCAAAACGTGAATTTGAAATTACTGAGGCTGGTTCGGAAGTAAGGTGCTTCCTGAATTATCGTCCGCTTCCTGAGATTGTTTCCCAGATGGCCCAGGATGTTGTTAAGGAACTCTTTGTTCAGAAAGAAGCAAAATAAGATGACTGTCAATTAGACTGCAAAATAAATTCAAAAAGCCTTAGGAAAACTTAAGGCTTTTTTGCATTAAAAACAGTATTTATTTGTTTTTCAGAATTATAGCCCTGCTAAAGCAGACTTTAGGCCTTGATTCAACAATAAACCCGGCATCAATCAGGTTTCCGGTCATGGCTTCAAATTCCTTCTTTTTTACGTGAAAACCGGGTTCAACGATTAACAGCTTTCCTCCAGGTTTCAGGATGGATTTGATTTCTGTAAAAAGCCGGTGCTGGTCCGGGACTTCATGAACCACATAAAAAGCCAGGAATAAATCGACCTGTTCAGTAATTCCGATTTTATCCTGCGGACACTTAAATAATTCGATTCTGTCTTTTAATGCTGTGTTCTGGATTTTTTTACGTACGATTTCCAGCATTCCCTCCTGCAGGTCTGCTGCAATAACTTTTCCTGATTCACCCAGCATTTTTGCTATATCCAAGGTAAAGAAGCCGGGTCCGCAGCCAAATTCGAGAATATTCATTCCCGGTTTTATGTAAGGTTTTAATATTTTGGAGGGATTCTGAAATAATCTTCTTAACGGATGCTCTAACATCCCTGCATTTTCAACCGGGCAAACCCGTTGATTTGTTTCCTTTTCCATAATAAGTAGATCTGAAATTAATATTGTTGAAAGTTAGTTTAAATTTTTATTAGAATCTACATGTCCTTTGTTTTCATATAAAGCTTCCGGATCTGCTTCTTCAAGAACTTTC
Above is a genomic segment from Bacteroidota bacterium containing:
- a CDS encoding class I SAM-dependent methyltransferase — translated: MEKETNQRVCPVENAGMLEHPLRRLFQNPSKILKPYIKPGMNILEFGCGPGFFTLDIAKMLGESGKVIAADLQEGMLEIVRKKIQNTALKDRIELFKCPQDKIGITEQVDLFLAFYVVHEVPDQHRLFTEIKSILKPGGKLLIVEPGFHVKKKEFEAMTGNLIDAGFIVESRPKVCFSRAIILKNK